CCCTGCGACCCAGCGCATCCTGCTTGCGCCCAACCTCCAGTGGCACGCCTTTGACCTCAGAGCCGCGCTTGAAAAAGCAGCCAAGCTGACCGTCGAGATGGATAACGACGCCAACGCCTGCCTGCTCTCAGAGTCCTGGAACGGCCACCTCGCAGGCGTGCGAGACGTTGTCCTCGTTGCCATCTCGGAGGGCATCGGCACGGCCATCCTCGCAGGCGGCCAGTTGCACTCCGGCTTCCAGGGTCTCGCCGGGGAGTTCGGTCACATCCCCATAGATCCCACCGGGCCCGTCTGCGGCTGCGGCCAGCGCGGCTGCTGGGAGATGCTCGCATCCTCCCGCGCCGCTCTCCATTACTACCGTGAGCTCTCCCCCCGCTCCCCCGTCATCGATATCTACCACTTGCTCCGCCTCACGGAAGAAGGAGATAAGCACGCCATCGCCGCCGTCACCCGCCAGGCCCAGGCGCTCGGCAAAGGTCTCCGCCTCATCACTGCGGCCCTCGCTCCGGAACTCATCCTCATCACGGGTGAGATCACCTCCTGCTGGCATCACTTCGGCCCCATCATCCAGGCGGAGCTTGAAGCCACCATGCTCGCCGGCCCGGCACCAAAACTTGCCACTGCGGGCGATGGAGAACTCGCCCGCCTCCAGGGCGCAGCCGCCGTGCTCCTGCAACGCCATGCCAGCTACCATCGCTCCACCCACTCCCCACGCGCAGAGCGCAAAGTCCCGTCGAACGCCCTAGTCCCGTCGCCCGTTTGAAGCCGTCTTTCCTTGACACACTCAAACGTGAAAAGATATTTTCGGGACGCGCAAGAAAACGACTCATCTACGTCTCAGCCTCACTCTCAGCATTAAGCAGGAGCTCTTCAGCATGCGATTCATCTCAGCCGCCCTCATCCTCTTGGCCGCGACCGCCGCCTCCGCGCAAAATGGCCCCCAGAATAGCCATCAGGACGCAAAGCCTCTGCCCTATATGGACCCTGCTCTCACCACCCAGCAGCGTGTCGACGATCTCGTCTCCCGTATGACCCTTGAAGAGAAGGTCTCTCAGACCATCAACTCCGCGCCCGCCATCTCGCGCCTCAACGTCCCTGAGTACGACTACTGGAGTGAAGGCCTCCACGGCATCGCACGCTCCGGCTACGCCACCATGTTCCCCCAGGCCATCGGCATGGCCGCCACTTGGGACGCGCCACTCCTTCAGCAGATTGGTGACGTCATCTCCATAGAAGCTCGCGCCAAGTTCAACGAAGCCATCCGCCACAATATCCACTCCATCTACTACGGTCTCACCATCTGGTCCCCCAACATCAACATCTTTCGCGATCCCCGCTGGGGCCGCGGCCAGGAGACCTACGGCGAAGACCCCTTCCTCACCGGCCGTCTTGGCGTAGCCTTCGTCAAAGGCATTCAGGGCCCGGACCCCAATTACTTCCGAGCCATCGCCACGCCAAAGCACTTCGCCGTCCACTCCGGCCCGGAGTCCACACGACACAGCGCCAACATCGAACCCACCCCGCACGACCTCCACGACACCTACCTCCCCGCCTTCCGCGCCACCATCACGGAAGCCCACGCAGACTCCATCATGTGCGCCTATAACGCCGTCGAAGGCTCCCCCGCCTGCGCCTCCAAGCTCCTCCTTCAGGACACCCTCCGCCGCGACTGGGGCTTCAAGGGCTTCGTCACTTCGGACTGCGGAGCCATTGACGACTTCTACGCCACTGATTACCCCAGCCACCACACCTCTCCGGACAAGGAGGCCGCTGCAGCCGCAGGCATCAAGGCCGGCACTGACAGCAACTGCGGCCAGACCTACCTCACCCTAGGCAGCGCAGTAAAGAAAGGCCTCGTCACAGAGGCCGAAATCGACACCGCCCTCAAGCACCTCTTCACCGCTCGCTTCCAGCTCGGCCTCTTCGATCCCGCAGCCAAGGTCGCCTTCAACGCCATCCCTTTCTCAGAGGTCAACAGCCCCGCCCATCAGGCCCTCGCTCTCAAAGCAGCGGAAGAGTCCATCGTCCTTCTAAAGAATGACGCCCACACCCTCCCCTTTAAGCCCAGCGTCCGCACCATCGCCGTCATCGGACCCAGCGCCGCCACCCTCAACAACCTTGAAGGCAACTACAACGCCATCCCTCTCCATCCCGTCCTCCCGCTCGATGGCATCCTCACCCAGTTCAAGTCCTCCAAGGTCCTCTACGCCCAGGGTTCATCCTTCGCAGACGGCGTAGCCATCGCAGTCCCCCGCACCGTCTTTCACTTGGACATGACATCACCCGAGCAAGGCCTCAAAGCCGAGTACTTCGCCACGGACTCCTTCGACGGCACCCCCGTAGCCACCCGTATCGACAAGCAGATCGACTTCGACTGGAACTCCGCCAGCCCCATTCCAGGCGCACCAGCGGAAGCCTTTGCCGTCCGCTGGTCCGGCACCATCGCCATGCAGGCCCCCGGCGCGTACGACTTCCAACTCCTCCTCACCCACTGCTACCCCTGCAACGATCACGAGCGCTTCGACGTCTACCTCGACGGCAAATCCGTAGGAGACTTCGCAGCCGCCAATAACGAGTACCGCCCCATCGGCAAGTTCACCCTCAACCTTCCCGATACCGCACGCCACGCCCTCCGGGTCGAGTACCGCCACAAGGCCCACCTCTTCGGCGCCGGCATCACCCTCGCCTGGGTCCCCAAACCCGGCGCTCTCCTGCCGGAGGCCGTAGCCGCAGCCAAAAAGGCAGATGTAGTCGTAGCCTTCCTCGGCCTATCGCCAGAGCTTGAAGGCGAAGAGATGCCCATTCACATCGAAGGCTTCGCCGGCGGAGACCGTACCGACATCAAGCTTCCCGCAGCCCAGCAGCAGATGCTGGAGGCCGTCGCGGCCACCGGCAAGCCACTCGTCGTCGTCCTCCTCAACGGCAGCGCGTTGGCCGTCAACTGGGCGAACGATCACGCCGCCGCCATACTGGAAGCCTGGTACCCTGGCCAGGCCGGAGGCACCGCCATCGCGGAGACCCTCGCAGGCAAAAACAACCCCGCCGGCCGCCTTCCCGTCACCTTTTACTCCAGCATCGACCAGATACCCGCCTTCGACGACTACAGCATGGCCAACCGAACCTACCGCTACTCCAAAGCCAAGCCTCTCTTCGAGTTCGGCTATGGCCTCAGCTACACCACCTTCACCTACTCCAACATCAAGCTCTCTACGCAAACCCTCCACGCAGGCGACCCCCTCACGGTCGAAGCCGACGTCAGGAACACTGGGCGTGTCGCAGGCGACGAAGTAGCGGAACTCTACCTCACCCCGCCCCACACCGCAGTCTCCCCCCAACGTGCCCTCAGCGCCTTCACCCGTGTCCACCTGGCACCCGGCGAACTTCGCCACGTCACCTTCACCCTGGACCCCCGCACCCTCTCTCAGGTCGACGAAAAGGGCGCTCGAGCTGTCACACCCGGAAACTACACCCTCTCCGTCTCCGGCACCCAACCAACCTCGCAAACGCCAGCTATCCCTTTCACCATCAATGGCATACAGCCTCTCCCACACTAAAGGACGCACTCATTGACGAGTGCGTCCCATGGTGAGCTCAAGTTGTCTGCAATGAAGACTTTGCAGGAGATGTCCAGACCTAAAGCATCTGTTTTGAAGACTTTGCGAGATTTGACGGGGGAGGGGGGGGTACCCTCCCTACAAACTCCGCATCAACAGATTCTCAATCTGCTCCTGCCGCCCCGACCTCGGCTTCGGATCGATCCCCTCAGCCTCCGCCTTGGCCGCAATCGCCTCCAGCGGCATACTCCCGTTCAGCATCGCCTGCGCCTCCGGCGTCTGCCATCCCGCATACCGCTTGGCGACCACCTGGTCATACTTCCCTGCCTCGATCAGACCCGCCGCCAGCAGGAACCCACGCGCGCATAGGTCCACCCCCCCCACATGCGCCGCCACCACATCCTCCCCCTCAAACGACTGCCGCCTTACCTTCGCGTCGAAGTTGCATCCGCCCTTACCCAACCCGCCAGCCTTGATGACGTGATACATCGACATCGTCATGCTCTGCAAGTCGTTTGGGAACTGGTCCGTATCCCACCCAAGCAAGGGATCGCCCCGGTTGATATCCAGAGACCCCAGTATCCCCAGGCTGGCCGCCGTGGCAATCTCATGCTCGAACGTATGTCCCGCCAGCAGAGCATGGTTCGCCTCCAGGTTCACCCGGACCTCGTTCTCCAGCCCGAACTGCTTCAGGAACCCATACACGGTAGCCGTGTCGAAGTCATACTGGTGCGCCGTCGGCTCCTTCGGCTTGGGCTCCACCAGGATCTGTCCTTCAAAGCCGATCTTGTGCTTGTACTCCACCACCAGCGTCAGGAACCGCCCCAGTTGCTGGATCTCCTGCTTCAGGTCCGTATTCAGCAGCGTCTCGTAACCCTCACGCCCACCCCAAAGCACATAGTTCGCCCCCCCCAGCGCCTTGGTCACATCCATGCAATGCTTGACGGTCGTCGCGCTATACGCAAAGATCTCCGGGTCAGGATTGGTAGCCGCCCCCGCCATAAAACGCGGATGCGAAAACAAATTCGCCGTGCACCAAAGCAGCTTCGCCTTGCTCCCTTCCATCTTCCGGCCCAGGTACTCCGCCATCTCATGAAAGTTCGCCAGCGACTCCTTCAGTGAGTCGCCCTCCGGCGCAATATCCCGATCGTGAAACGTATAGAACGGCAGGTCCAGCACTCGGAACAGATCGAACGCCGCATCCGCCTTCGCCTTCGCCGCGGCCATCGGATCGCCGCCCGCCATCCATGGCCGGTGGATCGTAGCCGCCCCAAACGGATCGCTTCCATTCATCGCCAGGCTATGCCAGTACGCCACCGCAAACCGCAGATGCTCGCTAAGAGGCTTGCCCGACACCACCCGGTCTGCGTCATACCAGCGATAAGCCAACTCATTCTCACTCGCCTCGCCCTCAAAGCGAACTGTTGGCAGATCCTCAAAAATAGTCTTCGTCACAAACATCCTCCTGGTGAAAGCTAGCTGCTAACCGCCGGGCGACCCCGCATCCCGGCCGATTGTCTCGAACAAGTCTACTGGAAAGCAAAACTTTATTCGGGACACGAGATAAATACCGCCCTGACCAATCTCAATCCAGCTTTCACCAGCGAATCGACGGACACGGCATGATTTGAGGATCGGCGTTGACAGTTAGGAGTCGCAGCTAATAGAGTTCCCGGCGAAACAATATTTCATTAGAAAACTGCATGAGGCTTCCCCCATGTCCCTCCGCGCCTCCAGACTCGCTCTCCTCCCCGTCTCATTCCTCACACTCGCCATGATCGCCGGGAGCGCACTGGGACAACTCTCCACCACCGCGACGATCAGCGGAACAGTCACCGACGCAACGGGTGCCGTAGTACCGGACGCGGACATCCTCATCACCTCCACCGACACGCGCGTGACGACCTCCCGCAAATCCACCAGCGATGGAACCTTCGTCGTCCCTGGCTTGACCGTGGGAACCTACAGCATCACAGTCACCAAGACCGGCTTCGGCAACTACACCGCCACCGGCATCATCCTGCATCCCGCCGTCACCTCCACCGTCAATGCAGGCCTCACCGTCGGTTCAACCAACACGTCCGTGGAGGTCTCAGCGGTCGCTTCCCTCGTCGAGACCTCCACCGCTGAGAACAGCAACTCGGTGGACGCCGCACAGGTCAATACGCTGCCCATCAACGGCCGTAACTACCAGGGCCTCGCAACCATGATGCCCGGCGCGCAGAACACCTCCGCCGGCACCGCCCTGACCACCGGTGGTCGATCCACCAACAACGTCCTCTCCGTCAACGGCATGCAGCAGAACAAGACCTTCTACGCGCTGGACGGTGTCTGGAACGAGAACACCGGCAATATGAACCAGACCTCAGTCGTGCCCAACCCGGACTCGCTCGGTGAGGTCCGCGTCCTCCAGAACAATTACAGTGCCCGTTACTCCCTCATGGGCTCGTCGGTCGTCCTGCTCTCCACCAAGAGCGGCACCCGGGACTTCCACGGCACCGCCTGGGAGTTCATCCGCAACGAAGACCTCAACGCCAAACCCTTTTTCTCCACCGCCATCCTGCCCTACAAACAAAACATCTTCGGCTATAACATCGGCGGCCCGGTCTTCATCCCGAAGGTCTACAACCGCGACCGCAACAAGACCTTCTTCTTCTTCTCCGAGCAGTTCGTCATTCTGCACCAGACCCCCACAGGCGCGATCACGGGCATCACCCCCACGGACAACCAGCGGGCAGGCATCTTCGGCACTCCAATTACAAACCCCGCCACCGGCAAGCTCTTCCCTCAAAACACCGCTGGCCAATACGTCATTCCAGCCGCCACCATCAACACCAACTCCACTGCCTTTGTTAACGCGCTCTATCCGCACGCAAACTATTCAAGCGGAAGTCTGAATTACATCAACACAGTCCCGCAGGTCACCAACCAGCGCGACGACGAGATCAAAATCGATCACGACTTCTCATCTAAATTCCACCTCCTCGCCGAATACCTGGACGAGTATCAGAAGTACCAGCAGAACAGCCTTTCCGGCGCACAATCCGGTGAAGTCTACAGCACCAACGGCGAGACCGACTTTACCCACAACAAACTCGCACAGGTCTCGCTCTCCCAAGTCCTCACCCCGAATCTGGTCAACACCACCAACGTCGCAATGAATATCTTCGATCTTGACCTGAACCTCACAGGCACAGCCCTCAACACTCAGGTGCCGGGCTTCAACCCCTCCCTGCCCTTCGCGGGTTACATCTCCAATCGCATCCCTCTTGTCACCTTCTCCGGCGGCATTGGACCCGAAGGCATTCCGGCCGCCCGCCCGTTGACCCATGCGGCTGACCTTGACGACACCGTCGGCGACGACGTCAGCTATCTGCATGGACGGCACTTCATCCAGGGCGGCGTCACCATCGTCTTCAACACCAAGCGCCAGAACGTCTCCTCTGCTACCAACGGCCAGTTCACCTTCACCGGCAGCACCACCACGCCCACCAAGGCAACCGATGCCACCACAACACAGAAGGCACAGGCCACGACTCTCGACGATGCCTTCGCCGACTTCCTGCTCGGTAGCGCCGCCACCTTTACCCAGACCAGCGGACAACCACGCGTGGCCGTCCATGGCATGGAGGTCTCTCCTTATCTTGAAGACCGCTTCAAGCTCACCAAAACCGTAACCGTAACCGCCGGCCTCCGCGGATACTACATGCCCCTTCCATACGGTCCACCCAAGTTCGAGACTAACTTCATTCCCACGTCCTACTCGCTGGCCGCGGCTCCAACCGTCGCCGCCAGCGGTGCGATTACCAATAGCGCAGCATCCTCCGCAAACCCACTCAATGGCCTCGTCACCAACGGACCCGGCACCGGAGTACCGCAGAACTTCTCCGGCGCACATACGTGGTACGCCGGTCCCGTCTTCGGCCTTGCATGGGACGTCTTCGGAGACGGAAAGACCTCCTTCAAGGGCGGTTATGGCATCACCTTCACCCGCGTCTTTACCAATCAGGACTGCTCCTTCGCCTGCGCGGTCAACCCTCCGGCCATCCAGTCCGTCAGCCTCGTCAATCCAACATTCCCGGCAGTCGTTGGCACCGGCGCCGTCAGGCCCGCTACCATTGCAGCGGTCTCCGCAGCGGACCAGAACATCCAGGCGACACAGGTGCAGTCTTACTCCGCCGGGGTACAGCATGAGTTTCCGCACAACTTCATCGCCTCCGCCACGGGAGCCTCTTCTCAGGTACGCCATCTGCTTGGCACCTGGAACTACAATCAGTCCCTGCACACCGGCGTCTACGACTTCGACCCAAGCATCAACAGCGGCAGTGTGAGCCCCTACTACTACCAGCCCGCAGGCTTTGCCACTCCGGCACAATTCAGCCCCTACCCCGGCTATGCGGCGATCACCACATACACCTCGCGCCAAAACCAGAACTGGAACGCGCTGGAGCTGAGCCTGAAGCATCCCGTCACCAAGGGTCTCTTCGCAACCGTCGCCTATACCTACTCGCATGACCTCTCCACCTTCACCAGCGGCACCTACAGTGTCGTCGATCCCTACAACCCATCCCGCTACTACGGCAACGCTGAAGGTCTCGACTGCCGCCACTCCATGGGCATCACCCTCATCTACGACCTGCCCATCTTCGAGAACTCCAGCGGCCTCTCCCACAAGCTTCTGGGTGGTTGGAAGTTCTCAGACATCACCACCCTCCGCAGCGGCACAGCTCTGACCCCCGGTCTAAGCGTAGCCACCCAAGGCAACGCCGTTCGCCCGGACAAAGTTGTAGGTACCAGCATCGTCGGTCCACACATCAAGGCACAGTGGTTCAACACCGCAGCTTACGTCAGGCCTGCCAATGGCTTCTACGGCAACGCCGCCACCGGCAGCGTACGCGGCCCGGGCCTCGTCGACTTCGACATGGCCCTCTACAAGGAATTTCACTACAACGAAACCACGTACTTCGAGTTCCGCGCCGAGTCCTTCAACACCTTCAACCACACCAACTTCACCACCATTAATACGACCTTCGGGGCCTCAGCCTTCGGCCAAGCCACCAACGCAGCCGACCCCCGTATCCTGGAGTTCGCAGGCCGCGTTCACTTCTAACGAAAGCTAGACAGCCAACAAACCACTTGAGCCTTCTGCACCGCCCTCATGGCGAGAGCGGTGCGGAAGCCAGGCTTGGCTCGGCATCCCTCACCCAGCCGACAACCCACCTGCTCGGTATCGCAGCGACCCCACACCTAAATTTGCACGGCTCTCTCTCATAGCCACGAACCTGCGTCCTCCGCTCGGCAAAAGCAGCCACCAGCAAACGGAGCTCATCAATATCTG
This region of Granulicella tundricola MP5ACTX9 genomic DNA includes:
- a CDS encoding TonB-dependent receptor; the protein is MSLRASRLALLPVSFLTLAMIAGSALGQLSTTATISGTVTDATGAVVPDADILITSTDTRVTTSRKSTSDGTFVVPGLTVGTYSITVTKTGFGNYTATGIILHPAVTSTVNAGLTVGSTNTSVEVSAVASLVETSTAENSNSVDAAQVNTLPINGRNYQGLATMMPGAQNTSAGTALTTGGRSTNNVLSVNGMQQNKTFYALDGVWNENTGNMNQTSVVPNPDSLGEVRVLQNNYSARYSLMGSSVVLLSTKSGTRDFHGTAWEFIRNEDLNAKPFFSTAILPYKQNIFGYNIGGPVFIPKVYNRDRNKTFFFFSEQFVILHQTPTGAITGITPTDNQRAGIFGTPITNPATGKLFPQNTAGQYVIPAATINTNSTAFVNALYPHANYSSGSLNYINTVPQVTNQRDDEIKIDHDFSSKFHLLAEYLDEYQKYQQNSLSGAQSGEVYSTNGETDFTHNKLAQVSLSQVLTPNLVNTTNVAMNIFDLDLNLTGTALNTQVPGFNPSLPFAGYISNRIPLVTFSGGIGPEGIPAARPLTHAADLDDTVGDDVSYLHGRHFIQGGVTIVFNTKRQNVSSATNGQFTFTGSTTTPTKATDATTTQKAQATTLDDAFADFLLGSAATFTQTSGQPRVAVHGMEVSPYLEDRFKLTKTVTVTAGLRGYYMPLPYGPPKFETNFIPTSYSLAAAPTVAASGAITNSAASSANPLNGLVTNGPGTGVPQNFSGAHTWYAGPVFGLAWDVFGDGKTSFKGGYGITFTRVFTNQDCSFACAVNPPAIQSVSLVNPTFPAVVGTGAVRPATIAAVSAADQNIQATQVQSYSAGVQHEFPHNFIASATGASSQVRHLLGTWNYNQSLHTGVYDFDPSINSGSVSPYYYQPAGFATPAQFSPYPGYAAITTYTSRQNQNWNALELSLKHPVTKGLFATVAYTYSHDLSTFTSGTYSVVDPYNPSRYYGNAEGLDCRHSMGITLIYDLPIFENSSGLSHKLLGGWKFSDITTLRSGTALTPGLSVATQGNAVRPDKVVGTSIVGPHIKAQWFNTAAYVRPANGFYGNAATGSVRGPGLVDFDMALYKEFHYNETTYFEFRAESFNTFNHTNFTTINTTFGASAFGQATNAADPRILEFAGRVHF
- a CDS encoding glycoside hydrolase family 3 C-terminal domain-containing protein — encoded protein: MRFISAALILLAATAASAQNGPQNSHQDAKPLPYMDPALTTQQRVDDLVSRMTLEEKVSQTINSAPAISRLNVPEYDYWSEGLHGIARSGYATMFPQAIGMAATWDAPLLQQIGDVISIEARAKFNEAIRHNIHSIYYGLTIWSPNINIFRDPRWGRGQETYGEDPFLTGRLGVAFVKGIQGPDPNYFRAIATPKHFAVHSGPESTRHSANIEPTPHDLHDTYLPAFRATITEAHADSIMCAYNAVEGSPACASKLLLQDTLRRDWGFKGFVTSDCGAIDDFYATDYPSHHTSPDKEAAAAAGIKAGTDSNCGQTYLTLGSAVKKGLVTEAEIDTALKHLFTARFQLGLFDPAAKVAFNAIPFSEVNSPAHQALALKAAEESIVLLKNDAHTLPFKPSVRTIAVIGPSAATLNNLEGNYNAIPLHPVLPLDGILTQFKSSKVLYAQGSSFADGVAIAVPRTVFHLDMTSPEQGLKAEYFATDSFDGTPVATRIDKQIDFDWNSASPIPGAPAEAFAVRWSGTIAMQAPGAYDFQLLLTHCYPCNDHERFDVYLDGKSVGDFAAANNEYRPIGKFTLNLPDTARHALRVEYRHKAHLFGAGITLAWVPKPGALLPEAVAAAKKADVVVAFLGLSPELEGEEMPIHIEGFAGGDRTDIKLPAAQQQMLEAVAATGKPLVVVLLNGSALAVNWANDHAAAILEAWYPGQAGGTAIAETLAGKNNPAGRLPVTFYSSIDQIPAFDDYSMANRTYRYSKAKPLFEFGYGLSYTTFTYSNIKLSTQTLHAGDPLTVEADVRNTGRVAGDEVAELYLTPPHTAVSPQRALSAFTRVHLAPGELRHVTFTLDPRTLSQVDEKGARAVTPGNYTLSVSGTQPTSQTPAIPFTINGIQPLPH
- the xylA gene encoding xylose isomerase; amino-acid sequence: MFVTKTIFEDLPTVRFEGEASENELAYRWYDADRVVSGKPLSEHLRFAVAYWHSLAMNGSDPFGAATIHRPWMAGGDPMAAAKAKADAAFDLFRVLDLPFYTFHDRDIAPEGDSLKESLANFHEMAEYLGRKMEGSKAKLLWCTANLFSHPRFMAGAATNPDPEIFAYSATTVKHCMDVTKALGGANYVLWGGREGYETLLNTDLKQEIQQLGRFLTLVVEYKHKIGFEGQILVEPKPKEPTAHQYDFDTATVYGFLKQFGLENEVRVNLEANHALLAGHTFEHEIATAASLGILGSLDINRGDPLLGWDTDQFPNDLQSMTMSMYHVIKAGGLGKGGCNFDAKVRRQSFEGEDVVAAHVGGVDLCARGFLLAAGLIEAGKYDQVVAKRYAGWQTPEAQAMLNGSMPLEAIAAKAEAEGIDPKPRSGRQEQIENLLMRSL
- a CDS encoding ROK family protein, with the translated sequence MGRTHGVRRIDLSSVQLASSEVAREINRDIVLELIRLRQPVSRVDLTKLSGLQPSTIGAIVEQLIEEGWVSQGAVVQGSRGRPSIMLAVNDAIVTFALDLRPDRAILAVVDLSGRFLSRETVMTVSDAQSTVDRIVRKITFLRTRHADKSFEGIGVCVPGRVDPATQRILLAPNLQWHAFDLRAALEKAAKLTVEMDNDANACLLSESWNGHLAGVRDVVLVAISEGIGTAILAGGQLHSGFQGLAGEFGHIPIDPTGPVCGCGQRGCWEMLASSRAALHYYRELSPRSPVIDIYHLLRLTEEGDKHAIAAVTRQAQALGKGLRLITAALAPELILITGEITSCWHHFGPIIQAELEATMLAGPAPKLATAGDGELARLQGAAAVLLQRHASYHRSTHSPRAERKVPSNALVPSPV